CAAGTTTTGGTTTTTACTCTCATCTTTTTTCCTTTCTTCTCCTTAAAACACCCTAACTGGCAGTATTTTACGTCGATTTTATAGTCTTTTAGCGTCGAGCGGATCGTCTTTAATCCCACGCCTGCAGCCGCGTCTCTAGCGTCTTTGCACAGTATCCTGTTCTTTTCATCGGTCATCTGCTTTAGCTGCGTCATAACGGTGTATTTGCCCCGTCCGTTTTCCAGCCCGCCAAACTGCCCTAGCTCGCAGTTGTCGATCTTTACGCCCATTTTTTCGGCCTCGTCGCTAACCAGCCCGACCTCTACGCCTAGTTTTGCGGCGATCTTAAACGCCGCGCCGCAGTCTAGCCTGCCCTTTGGATTTAGCAGTTTGGTTATCAGTTCGCGGATTTGCTCACTCATAGATTCTCTCCGCGCCGCTATATACATTTATGTTTTCGCCGCGCGCAAAGCCGCACAGCGTGAGGTTAAATTTACGCGCTATCACGACGCCAAGGCTGGTCGGAGCCGTGCGCGAGACGAGCACTGGGATGCCGTGCATGACGGCTTTTGCCACCATCTCAGAGCTCAACCTCCCGCTCACCATCAAAAATGAATTTTGCAGCTGCACTTCTGCTAGTACCGCCTTGCCGACGGCTTTGTCTATGGTGTTGTGCTGAGCAATATCCTCGCCGATGTAAAACTGCTCGCCGCTAACAAAAAGCTTAGCCGTGTGCACGCAGCCAGTCATCTCGTAAAGCTCGCACTGCGTGTAAAACTGCCCCATCTGGCGCAAAATTTCGTCTTTGTGAAATTTAACCTCGCCCTTTACCGAGCGCGCCGCCATAGCCTCGGGGTCAATGTTTGCCGTCGAGCTACGTCCGCAGCCGCTGATTATCACCTTTTCCTCGTCAAACTGCTCGAGGCGTTTTTCGTTGATTTTGGCCTTTACCAGCACGCTTAAAGCGTCCTCTGAGAGCTCGATACTCTCGATATCCTCGGGGCTCGCGATCAAATTTTCGCTGATTAAGTAGCCTGCTGCTAGCGCCTCCTGATCGGTCGGAG
The uncultured Campylobacter sp. DNA segment above includes these coding regions:
- the fdhD gene encoding formate dehydrogenase accessory sulfurtransferase FdhD gives rise to the protein MQPIFTTQIIKFKGAQKSAVDDILVREIKLEIYINGKRFGAVMATPTDQEALAAGYLISENLIASPEDIESIELSEDALSVLVKAKINEKRLEQFDEEKVIISGCGRSSTANIDPEAMAARSVKGEVKFHKDEILRQMGQFYTQCELYEMTGCVHTAKLFVSGEQFYIGEDIAQHNTIDKAVGKAVLAEVQLQNSFLMVSGRLSSEMVAKAVMHGIPVLVSRTAPTSLGVVIARKFNLTLCGFARGENINVYSGAERIYE
- a CDS encoding LysR family transcriptional regulator; amino-acid sequence: MSEQIRELITKLLNPKGRLDCGAAFKIAAKLGVEVGLVSDEAEKMGVKIDNCELGQFGGLENGRGKYTVMTQLKQMTDEKNRILCKDARDAAAGVGLKTIRSTLKDYKIDVKYCQLGCFKEKKGKKMRVKTKTWIENDEGELIFGKGKTEVLDVIAEVGSISKAAEILGMNYKKCWTHLQILQKNLKEELFTTRQGGGENAGTTLNERAHELINAYRQLQNDIEDFADKRFKELFLKKDSEKKDETNDKKK